Below is a genomic region from Campylobacter concisus ATCC 51562.
ATAAAGTACCCAACAAAAAGGGCAAATATAATGCCACCAAGTGGTAGCATAATGTTTGAGCTAATATAATCAAGCAAATCAAAAAAGCTCTTACCAAAAAATGTAAGTGCTTCTTTAAAATCGCCAATACCGCTTAACGCACATAAAATCCCTAAAACATAAACTACAGCACCGACAATAATAATTGATCTATTTCTACTAAATCCCAAACTTTTATTTAAGAAAAATATAAATGGCTCGACTAGCGAAATAACCGATGTTATACCAGCAAAAAATAAAGATGTAAAAAATGCAAAAGCCAAGAAATTTCCAAGCAAACCAAGTTTTGCAAAAAGCGTTGGAAGCGAGATAAATGCTAACCCTGCACCCTTTGATGGCTCTGAGCCAAATTCATAGGTGAATGTAAAAACTATAAGCCCTATAATTACGCTAATGATTATATTTGCAAAGACTACATAAAGTGATGAAGTGAATAAATTTGTATCATTGCCTAGGCTTGATGAGTAAGTTAAAATGCAACCAATACCAATACACATCGTAAAAAAAGCTAACCCAAGAGCATTTAAGATAGCGCCTTGATCTATCTTTGAAAAATCAGGCACAAGTAAAAATTTAGCCGCCTCATCAAATCCATTCATGCCAAAAGAGTAGCCAAGCATAAGCAAAAGTAAAATAAAAAGTGCTGGAATAAGAAATACATTTATACGCTCTATTCCACTTTTTATACCTTTTGTAAGTATAAAAAAGTAGGCAAAAAAAGCGATGCTAAAATATAAAATTTGCTCCTCTATGCCCTTTGAAGTAAAATTTACAAAAAGCGCTTCTGAGCTTGCCATATCTTTTGGAAGCTCACCAAGACTTAAGATAACGTATTTTAAAACCCAGCCGATAATGAGCGTATAAAAAGAGGCAATGAATAACCCTGTCACCATCACAATACCAGCAAATTTCCAAGAATTTGACCCTTTTGTAGCTAGGCTTTTAAACGCTCCAACCGTATCAAGGCGTGAAATTTTACCCATTGCCATCTCAGCAAAAAATATACTAAGTCCAACAACAAAAGCAAAAAATAGATATATAAGAATAAATGCTGAACCGCCGTTACTACCGACCATATATGGAAATTTCCATGCATTACCAAGGCCAATAGCCGCTCCAATGATAGAAAGAACAAAACCAACTTTACTAAATCTATCCATCATTTACCTGCTATTTGATAGATCATGATGGCACAAATTGCAACTGGAACGATGTATCTTAGAGTGAAGTACCAAATTTCAAAAAATGCTTTTCCCATAAATTCGCCAAAGAGTAGATATAAGCTCTCTTTTTTAAGTTTATAGCCAACAAAAAAACTAAAAATTATGGCACCTATTGGCATCATTATATTTGAAGTAAGAAAATCAAGTGCATCAAAGACTGGCTTGCCAAAAATACTAAAGATATTAGCCGTCTGCGCATAATATGAGAAAATACAAAAAAGGCCTAAAATATAGACAAAAATTCCAATATAAACAAGAGCCATTTTGCGTGAAATTTCAAATTTTCTAACCAAATAATAAGCAAATGGTTCTATCATCGAAACAGCACTTGTAACACCAGCAAATAAAAGCGAAACAAAAAATGCGATAGCCATGACATTGCCAACTATCCCAAGTTTTGCAAAGAGCGTAACAAGTGAGATAAAAATAAGCCCTGGACCACTTGCCGTGCTATCAGCTCCATAAGCAAATATAAATGTAAAGACCACAAGTCCCATCATAATGCCTATTAATATGTTTATAAAGATGATAGAAAGCGTTGATTTTATAAGATTTGTCTGCTCTGGTAAATTTGCAGCGTATGTCGGTATGACGCCAACACCCATAGATAGCGAGAAGAACGCGAGTCCAAGAGCTTGCAAAACAACATCTGGCGTGATCGCGCTAAAATTTGGTACAAATAAAAATTTAGCCGCCTTAACAAAGCCATCACCCATGCTAATTGCATAAAAAAGTATACAAACAAGCAGTATAAAAAGACTCGGCATCATCCAGATATTTAGCTTTTCAATGCCACTTTTCACACCTTTTGAAACAGCAAAAAATACCATTAAAAAAACCAAGCTAAAACAAACAATAGCACTACTTAAATCATTTGATAAAAGCGTATTAAACTGCGCTGCTGCTTCTTTAGTATCAGCCAAAAGTGGCGAAAAGCCAAGATAAATATACTTTAATATCCAGCCAATGACAACCATATAAAACGAAGCAATAAGTATCGCTCCTATCATAAAAAAGCCTGAAAGGGACCATATTTTTTTATGTTTTGGAGCAAGTTTATAAATGGAGCTTACAACGTCACTCTCACCAAGCTTACCAATGCTAAGCTCCGCTAAAAACGCTACAAAAGCGATAGCAAACGTGAGAAGCAAATATAAAACTATAAATGCTGAACCGCCATTGTTTCCCACCATTGTTGGAAATTTCCATGCATTACCAAGTCCAACAGCCGATCCTGCCATCGCAAGAACAAAGCCTATTTTTGAAAATTTTTCATTTATCATTGATTACCTGAGATTAAGAATAAATTAATTTTTTCAAAGATAACATAAAAAAACTTTTATTTTTCTAAGCTAAGAATTTTTTATGGGCAATTTAAATTTTTAGTGTTTTTATTTGAAACAAAGTTTTGTTTTTGTAATATTACGGCTCATAAAGTTTAAGTAGGGGACAGATCCGAAAGAGCTTTAAAATTTTAAAGGAGCAACGATGAAAAAGATCGTGTTTTTAATTCTTGGTCTTGCTGCATTCGCATTTGGCGCTGACGGCGAGATGATTAGATCATATTCAGTTATCGCTGGTGGTATTGGCCTTGGCCTTGCAGCCCTTGGTGGCGCTATTGGTATGGGCAATACAGCTGCTGCGACTATCAGTGGAACAGCTAGAAACCCAGGTGTTGGTAGCAAACTTATGACTACAATGTTTATCGCTCTTGCGATGATTGAAGCACAAGTTATCTACGCACTTGTTATTACACTTATCGTTCTTTACGCAAACCCAATGCTTGGCTAAGCGTAAAGCTTAAATTTAGCCCCTCTTTGGGGCTTTTACTCTTTTTGCGATCATGGTGGAATTGGTAGACACGCTATCTTGAGGGGGTAGTGCCGCTAGGTGTGCGAGTTCGAGTCTCGCTGATCGCACCATCTAATCTTACACTTCAAAATCCAAAATCTTACAAAATTTAAAAAGGGGAATTTATGCTAGATAAAAAACGTGCTTTAAAACAGCTACAAAATGAAGCAGATGATACCGCTATCTATACGTTACTTGAAGCTAGTGAAAAAAATGAAGAAAATAAAAAAATACTTCGTAAATTAATCACTGAAGAAAAACGACACTATGCTTTTTGCCAAAAGATAACAGGTGAGAGTAGAACTGCAAATTTATTCAAAGTTATCTTCTATACGATACTCGTTAAAATTTTTGGAACCTCTTTTACTTTAAAATTTATGGAGTCACGCGAAGAAGACGCAGAGCAATTTTATCTTGGTATCGTTGATGAGTATCCTGAGGCTAGAGATATTTATGACGAAGAAGTAAATCATGAAAACAATTTAATCTCTATGCTAAAAGATACAAAACTAGTCAATGCCGGTGGTATTGTTCTTGGTATGAATGACGCATTAGTTGAGCTAACTGGTACGCTAAGTGGCATCGCTCTAGCTTTTTCAAATACAAAATCAGTTGGTGCGACAGGTCTTATCATGGGCATTGCAGCTGCTCTTTCCATGGCTGGCTCAGCATATCTTGAGTCAAAAGAAAATCCAAGTGACGAGATCAAGCCGCTTACCTATTCGCTCTATACAGGCGGTTCGTACATCATAACAACGGCGTTTTTGATACTTCCATTTTTTATTTTTTCAAGCAGTCTTTACGCTGTTTTGTCGATGTTTTTCTTTGCGCTAGTTGCCATCATCACTTACAACTTTTACATAAGCGTGGCAAAAGAGCTTAAATTTTTGCCAAGAGTGGTTGAAATGTGTGTGATAACTTTTGGTGTTGCGATCATTTCATTTGGCATTGGCTTTTTAGTTAAGCACTATTTTGGTCTAGATATTTAATCCAAAATTTCATACCAAGTGTAGCTATCGTTTCCAAAATTCCCACTAAATAGTGGCTTTAAATTTAGATCAAGGCTCAAGCTTTTACCATCCTTAAAATTTGAGCTTTGATAGATAAGTAGCCATTTTACGTTTGATAGCTTGCCATCTTTTGCAAGTTTTAAAAACTCACCAGCACCTTCAAACATACTAAGTCCTTTTAAGCTAAGCTTTTTTTGAATACCAACTTTGCGCCCTGGCACGCTAAAAAGCGGTATCGTCTTATCAAATTTATCACTTCTTGAGTAGATTATGACATCTGGATTTTTGCCGCCGCTTACTAGCCTGCTATCAAGCCTTGGGCGATCAACTCGCACTGTATTGCCGCCGATTATTAGTGTATCTATGATGCTTCTTAGTTTATGGACGTGCGTGCGGCTAAGCTCATTTGTGATGATGCCACCACTTGCTACGCCATTTTTACTAATTGCGATTTTTAAAAAGCTAAAGCCACCATTTTGATATGCCAAAAATGGCTCAAGAAGCTTATCACAGCGCTCTTTTAAAATGCCAAATTTAACTTTCACACCAGCGATTTGAAGTAAATTTCCACCGCCACTTGCTATTTTATTTTCATCATGGCTGCCAATTATGACCTCACTAAAGCCAAGCTCTTTTAGTAAATTTGCACAAGGTGGCGTTTTGCCATGATGCGAGCAAGGCTCAAGAGTGACGTAAGCTTTTGCATTTTTTAGTAAATTTGAGTGATTTTTTAGTATAAATTCATAGGTAAATTTTGGCTCCAAAAGGTCGAATTCGCCCTCTTTTATATTAGAGCTAAATTTATCGTTATACGCTTTTATAAAATCATCTTTAAATTTTTCACTTTTTTTGCAAAGCGCAAAGAGTATCGCCGTTGGCTCAGCATGCAAATATCCAGCCTTTTCATGAGCCTTGCAAGATAAAATTTGACCATTTTTATCAAGAATAAGGCATCCAACAGCTGGATTTGGGTAGGTCAGGATCTGAAATTTCCAAGCCTCACTTAAAGCAAGATCCATGTAAAATTCTTCATTCATCCGAGCCTCTTAAACAAAAACACACTAGCAAGTGCCGGTGTGTTTTTTATAAATTTACGATAAGCCGTCGATCTTACCGTTGGCATCTATCCTCATATTTACTGCAGCTGGCACTTTTGGAAGTCCTGGCATCAGCATGATCTTACCGCAAACCGCGACGATAAAACCAGCCCCGGTTCTAATATCAAGGTCTTTTACGCTGAATGTAAAGCCCTTTGCTCTACCCAAAAGCTTCGCATCGTCGCTAAATGAATACTGAGTTTTTGCGATACAAACTGGCAAATGGCTCAAATTTAGCTCTTTTATCATCTCAATCTTTTTAAGAGCAGCTTCTTCAAAGACAACCTCACAAGCTCCATAAATTTCCTTAGCGACCTTTTCTATTTTAGTTTTCGTATCGTCACTCATCTCGTATGTAAAATTTATCTTGCTTGGCTTGTCGCACGCTTTTAAAACTAGCTCGGCAAGCTCAATCGCGCCTTTGCCACCTTTTAAGAAATTCTCACAAACTGCCACTTCTACGCCAAGCTCACGGCAGTACTCTTTTACGAAATTTATCTCTTCATCGGTGTCAAAGCCGAATTTATTAAGCGCCACAACTACGTTTTGTTCGAATTTACCTTTTAAATTTTCAATATGCCCGCCAAGGTTTTCGATACCTTTTTTAAGAGCGTTCATATCTGGTTTTGTAATCTCATCTTTATTTGCTTCGCCATTATATTTTAGCGATCTGATCGTACTTACAAGTACCACAGCGCTTGGCCTAATATCAGCAACCCTGCATTTTATATCTAAAAATTTCTCCGCACCAAGCTCAGAGCCAAAGCCAGCTTCAGTGATGACGTAGTCAGCTAAATTTAGAGCTGTTTTTGTTGCGATGACTGAGTTGCAGCCGTGCGCGATGTTTGCAAATGGACCACCATGCACGAGCGTAGGTGTGTGCTCAAGCGTTTGAAATAAATTTGGCTTGATCGCGTCTTTTAAAAGTATACAAACAGCGTCTTGACAGCCTAGATCACGCACGTAGATAGGCTTTTTATCGCTATCGTAGGCAACCATGATATTTGCCACGCGCTCTTTTAGATCTGATAAGCTCGTAGCTAAACAAAGTACAGCCATGATCTCGCTTGCTGCAGTGATGTTAAAGCCATCTTCTCTTGGCACGCCATCCGTTCTACCGCCCTGACCCACAGTGATAAATCTAAGCGCGCGGTCGTTCATATCCATACAGCGCTTCCATAAAGTTTTCTCTATTTTTAGTGGGTTTTCTTGATAGAGGCTATTGTCTATCATCGCCGAGATAAGGTTATTTGCTGATGTTATCGCGTGAAAATCTCCAGTGAAGTGTAAATTTAGATCCTCCATCGGTGCAAGCTGTGAGTAGCCGCCACCTGCTGCTCCACCCTTTATGCCAAAAACTGGCCCCAAAGATGGCTCACGAAGTGCTAGGCAAACCTTTTTATTAAGCGAATTTAGTGCGTCGGCTAGACCGATAGACATAGTCGTTTTGCCCTCACCGTATGGGGTTGGATTAGTCGCAGTAACCAAGATAAGCTTTGAGTTTGATGGCTCAAGCCTTGGAGAAATTTTAGCCTTATATTTGCCATAAAGTTCAAGCTCGTCTTCGCCTAAACCTAGTCTTGCGGCAACTTTACTAATGTGTTCTAGTTTTGTTTGATGAGTTATCTCGATGTCGCTTAGCATTTACCACTCCAAATATGTTTTTGCTTTTTTTATCTCACTGATGTTGATCTCAAAAATTCCCTCTTCGTTTTCTACTGCGATGCTCTCTTCGTCCGCTTTTACAAGCCTTCCAGCAAATTTTTCAGCCTCTGTTTGAACTTTTACAAGCTCGCCAACGCTCGCTTTAAAATGAGATGGCTTACTAAGCTTTCTCTCAAGGCCAGGTGAGCTAACTTCGAGGTTATAATCCCCGCTAACTGGCGGTGTCACGTCAAAAATAGGCGAGAGCAATCGACTCACTTTTTCACAGTCGTCAAGGCTCACTCCGCCATTTTTCGTGATATAAACTCTAAAAATAGCCTTACCATTTTCATTTGCGATCTCGCTGTCGTAAAGCTCTACACCGCATTCGCGTACTAGTTTGTCTAAATTATCCATTTTTGTTTAAATCCTTTGAAATTTTATCAAACAACTTATCCATATGGTTTTGATACTCTAATCTATCGTCAAATTTAAAGTGAAAATTTGGGCATCTATACCAGCCCTCAGCCGCCATGCAGTGGTTTTGCAAATGCCTACAAACTCGCTTTAAATGTCCCAAAATATACTCTTGTTCACGCTCATCAAAAGCCATCTTATCAAGATAAACAAAGGCGTCGTATCTGCCCTTTTTACACTCGACATCAGTGACACAAAGCCCCTTTAAAATACTATCTTCAAGAGTAGCTAAAGCCTCTGGGATGAGCTCTTTTAGCACACTCTCTGTTCTCATACGCTTTATCTCGTTAGCGTTCATAGAGTAGCTTTCTCCTTGACTTCTTTGAAGCTTTCGATATAGTCATTTTCTCTAATATCGTTGAAATTTTCGATACCAACGCCACATTCATAACCTTTAGCAACCTCTTTGACGTCATCTTTGAAGCGTTTTAATGAGCTTACTAAGCCCTCATAAACGACCACGCCTTCTCTAATAAGGCGAATTTTTGCTCCTCTGTTTATCGTTCCCTCAGTGACAATACATCCAGCGATAGCACCAACTTTTGGCACATGGATCACTTGGCGAACCTGAGCTTGACCAAGCTGCTCTTCTCTGATGATTGGTGACATTAGTCCACCTAAAATCGCCTTCACGTCGTCGATTAGATTATAAATAACGTTGTAAGTTTTAATCTCAACGCCGCTCTCTTTTGCCTTTTCTTTTATCTCGCCAGTTGGTCTTATGTTAAAACCAAGGATTATACAGTCTTCGCTCGCACTAGCAAGTGCCACGTCGCTTTGTGTGATGCCGCCAACACCAGAGTGGATGACATTTACTCTGATCTCATCATTTGCTAGTTTTTCTAGGCTTGCTTTTAGCGCTTCAAGTGAACCACCAACATCAGCTTTGATAATGACTGGAAGCGTCTTTAACTCACCCTCAGCGATCTTAGCACTAAGCTCGTCAATACTAACTTTCGTGCTCTTACTAAGCTCTTTTTGGCGGATATATTCAGCCTTTTTCTGCGCGTATTCACGAGCCTCTTTATCAGTTTTTACGCCTATTAGCGTCTCGCCTGCCTCTGCTATCTCGCTAAGACCTACTATCACACCGCATTCGCCTGGTTTTATATCTTGCAAAGGCTTACCTTGGTCATTAAGCAAGCTTCTTATCTTTCCATATGCAACACCAGCTACGACAGTATCTCCAACATGAAGCGTACCATTTTCAACGATGATAGTAGCTACTGGACCACGACCTTTTTGAAGTGAGCTCTCGATAACAGTTGCTTTTGCGTTTGCCTTTGGATTTGCTTTTAGTTCTAAAAGCTCAGCTTGTAAAAGCACGATCTCTAAAAGATCATCTATACCCATGCCTGTTTTTGCAGAGATTGGCACAAATTCATACTTTCCGCCCCACTCTGTTGGCATGATATCAAGCTCAGCAAGACCAGTCTTTACCAGGTCAGGATTTGCTGACTCTTTATCCATTTTGTTTATAGCGATGATTATCGGTACGCCTGCGGCTTTTGCGTGGCTGACCGCCTCTTTTGTTTGTGGTTTTACGCCATCATCTGCTGCAACTACGATGATAACTATGTCAGTCACGCCAGCGCCTCTTGCACGCATAGCAGTAAACGCTTCGTGACCTGGAGTGTCGATAAATGTGATATTTTTGCCGTTTTTATTTACCATATAAGCACCAACATGCTGAGTGATACCACCAGCCTCTCCTGCTGCTACACGTGATTTTCTTATGTAATCAAGCAATGAAGTTTTACCATGATCAACGTGGCCCATGATGGTTATGACTGGTGCTCTTGGCTGGAGATTTTCATCGTCTTTTATCTCTTCCTCATAGGCTGCTACGTAGTCAAATTCTTTTTGATCATCGATGATATTAACCTCTACATTAAACTCATCAGCTAAAATTTCTATTGCATCTTCATCCAAAAAGTCATTCTTTGTTGTCATCATACCAAGCATGAAAAGCTTACCAATAATCTCACTTGGCTGCTTATTTAGCTTTTCAGCAAATTCATAAACACGAATTTCTTTTGGAATATTTATAGATGTCACAGCTTCATTGTTTTGTTTATTTTCAGGCTTTTTGTGTTTTTTTCTAGCTCTTCTTTGAATGCCGCCTTCGCCAAATGAATTTATCGTATTGTTGACCGTAGTTCTCATAACATTTGGCTGTTTTGTCTTTTGAGCTGGTGCTGGTGTTGGGGTTTTAAAACTAAAATCAGGAAGAACAACTACATCTTCATCTTCTAACACGATATCACCAAAGTCACTTCCGCCAAGTAGGTCCATCTTCTGAGTACTATCTTTTTTACTTGCAACAACTACTTTTTTATCTTTTTTCTTTTTCTTAGCTAAATTTTCATCATTTGCTGAAAACATACTTTTAAAATCGCTTATATTAGCTATGCTTGGTTCAGGCTTTTTCTCTTCTTTTGTAGCAATTGGCGCTTCATAATCTTTTTTCTTTTTTACTATCACAAGGCCACGTCTTTTTTGAGTCACATCGGCCAAGCTCTCTTTTGGTCTTGGAGCTTCGACTTGTTTTTGCTCTACTTTGATTTCTTCTTTTTTAGGCTCAATTTTTTGTTTTTCTTCTAAAATTTGTGCCTCTTTCTTAGGCTCAGCTTTTACCGACTTTGACTCAGTTTTAGTAGTAGCTTTTTTAGGTTCACTCTTTTGCTTTTCTTCTTTTTTTACTGACTCTTTTTCTACTTCTTTTTTAGACTCTTTTTTTGGTTTAGGTTCACTCTTTTTCTTTTTAAATTTATCTGGTATCACGCCAGTTTGAACATATTCATATATAGCTTCGGCCTCTTCAAGGCTAACTGCATTTGAGTGAGTTTTGACTTTTAATCCTAACTCTTGAGCTTTTTCTACTATCTCTTTACTTGGATAGCCAAGCTCGTTTGCGATCTCTGAAATCCTAACATTGCTCATTTAAGAGTATCTCCTTTAACTTCGGTGCATCACAAATAAAAGCACCTTTAGTTTGTTTATCAATTATTTTTTTTAAAATTTTTATATCTTTTTGTATACATTTGTCGCACAGATAAAAGCTACGACCATTTCCTTTGCCATGCTCTAAATTTTTACCTACCAAGCGGTATCTTTTTAGCAAGTTCTGAGAAATTTTAATTTTACAAGCGACACATGTCCTTACAGGATTATTTTTGTTCATTATATCTTTTTAAACTTGTTTTTAGCTTTGCGTAATTTCGTATCCATCGTTATCAAATGAAAAAACCTCAACCCTAAAATCACTAAATTTACTCTTTAAAATATCTTGTAAATTTTTAGCATCATCTTTGTAAGCGATGTTTAAAAAGCTTGAGCCTGAGCCTGAAAGCGTGCTCATTAAAGCACCATTTTCATAAGCTACTTTTCTAACTTCAAAAAGCTCTTCTAAAGCGTGCATTCTACGCTCTTCATGCATCAAATCTTTGCTTGCTATTTTTAAAAGATCATACTTTTTTTCATAAAAACAAGATGTTAAAAAAGCAGCATGAGATAAGTTATTTACGCATTCTTTCATCGAATAGTTCTTTGGTAAAATTTGTCTTGACGAGGATGTACTCATTGGTTTATTTGGAATGACAACTACTGCTTTTATCTCATCGCTTAAACTTATTTTATTTGCGTAAACATTGCCATTTTTTACGATCGCGCTGATAAATCCACCGTGAACTGCTGGCGAGATATTATCAGGATGGGTTTCATAGATGATAGCTTTATTTAAAACTGTTTCTTTACTTGCCTTAAAGCCAGCCATTTCGTACGCTGAAGCAATGGCTCCAACGATAACAGCGGAGCTACTGCCAAGTCCCCTTGAAAATGGGATATTATTTTCAAAAACGACTCTAAAATTTTCATTTTTACCAGTTAGCTCAAAAAAAATTTCATTAAAAATGCTTAAGAATATATTATTTCTCTTTAAATTTATACTTCCACTGCCTTCGCCGTTTATCGATACTGAGCTAAATTTTGCTGGCTCGATTTTCACGCTATTAAAAAGCTTCAGACTAAGCCCCAAAGCATCGAAACCAGGACCCAAATTTGCACTTGTTGCAGGGACTAAGATATTCAAAATTTCTCCTAAACTGCTTGGATGATATAATCTGGTAGTGTATCTGAATTTAGTTTTAATTCATCTAAATTTAAAGGCAAACTAAATCCTACTGGCCCTACTTTTTCAAGTGAAATTTCGCCATCTTTTAAAACAAAGCTTAAATTTTTATTTGCTCTGATCGCTTGGCTGCCATTTAAGCTAAAGCCGCTAACCGCATAAAATTCGCAACCCTTTGCTAAAGAGAAAGTCTTTAAGATGACATAGGCCACCTTTAGCCCCATAAAGCTTCCTGGCGTATTTGCATAGATAATTTTTGTGATATTAAATTTAGAGGATAAATTTTCTAAGATTTTTATCAAAGCTTCACTGATATGTTCATCAGTCGTAATTTCATCAAATTTTACGCCATCTTTATATACTCCAACTAAAAGCGGAGTAGATAAAGAGACAACTAAAATTTCAATATTTTCTATGCAAATACCTTTTGATACTCTTTTAGAAGTTCACCATTTAGAGTTGCGATCTCGTAGTTTTTCTCATCGGACATCAAAGCAAGAGTTAATTTGTGATTTAGATCGTGGCTTCCAGCAAATGCTGTATAATCGCCCAACAAAGGTGCTCCAAGCAAGCTTAAATCGCCAATCGCATCTAAAATTTTATGCCTTACAAACTCATTTTCAAATCTCAAACCCTCTGGATTTAGGATATGCGTATCATCGATTGCCACGGCATTATCAAGCGATGCACCAAGGGCTAGATTTTGAGCTTGCAAACGTTGTAAATCTTTCAAAAATCCAAAAGTTCTAGCACGAGCTATATTTTTTATAAACGAGCTTTTACTAAAATCAAAAACATATCTTTGTTCACCAATAACTGGATGATCAAATTTTATCGTATAGTCAAATTTTGGACTTCTTGAAGGTGAAGTTCGTACAAATTTAGAACCCTCAATGACTTCAACTTCACGGCGGACAAGAATTACTTTTTTGCCAGCATCAAGATATCTTATGCCAGCCTCATCAAGTAGCATACAAAAGCTTATCGCACTGCCATCCATCACTGGAATTTCATTTGCATCAACAGAGATTCTAATATTATCAATACCATAACCATTTATGGCTGACATCAGGTGTTCGATCGTACTAATAAAGCCCTTTTCGTTACCAACAACGGTTGCCATCTGCGTATTTATAACATTTTTAGGTTCAGCTTTAAAACTAATACCAAGATCTTCGCGGTGCAAAATAATACCAGAATTTGCATCAAGAGGTTCTAGTATAAGTCTTATCGGCTCACCTTTATGAAGCCCTATACCAACGGTCTCAACGCGTCTTGCGATAGTAGTTTGTTTCAAGAATTTTCCTTATATTTTTAATCCGCTTATGATAGCACTAAAAAATCAATTTTGCAAATTTTTTAGTTCTTGTCTATCATCGCTTTTGCAGCATCTAAGACACTTGTGATATTGTCTTTTATCCACTTTTTATCCATCCATTGTTGAGGTCTTACCTCTTCGCCTTGGACTAAAATTCCAAAGTGAAGGTGATCACCAAGTGCAAGACCACTAGTTCCAGTAGTGCCTATCTGATCGCCAGCTGCCACCATATCGCCCTCTTTTACTCTAGTGCTTGAGCAGTGTCCATAAAGCGAATAAAGCCCAAATCCATGATCGATCACAATATTTAATCCATA
It encodes:
- the infB gene encoding translation initiation factor IF-2, with translation MSNVRISEIANELGYPSKEIVEKAQELGLKVKTHSNAVSLEEAEAIYEYVQTGVIPDKFKKKKSEPKPKKESKKEVEKESVKKEEKQKSEPKKATTKTESKSVKAEPKKEAQILEEKQKIEPKKEEIKVEQKQVEAPRPKESLADVTQKRRGLVIVKKKKDYEAPIATKEEKKPEPSIANISDFKSMFSANDENLAKKKKKDKKVVVASKKDSTQKMDLLGGSDFGDIVLEDEDVVVLPDFSFKTPTPAPAQKTKQPNVMRTTVNNTINSFGEGGIQRRARKKHKKPENKQNNEAVTSINIPKEIRVYEFAEKLNKQPSEIIGKLFMLGMMTTKNDFLDEDAIEILADEFNVEVNIIDDQKEFDYVAAYEEEIKDDENLQPRAPVITIMGHVDHGKTSLLDYIRKSRVAAGEAGGITQHVGAYMVNKNGKNITFIDTPGHEAFTAMRARGAGVTDIVIIVVAADDGVKPQTKEAVSHAKAAGVPIIIAINKMDKESANPDLVKTGLAELDIMPTEWGGKYEFVPISAKTGMGIDDLLEIVLLQAELLELKANPKANAKATVIESSLQKGRGPVATIIVENGTLHVGDTVVAGVAYGKIRSLLNDQGKPLQDIKPGECGVIVGLSEIAEAGETLIGVKTDKEAREYAQKKAEYIRQKELSKSTKVSIDELSAKIAEGELKTLPVIIKADVGGSLEALKASLEKLANDEIRVNVIHSGVGGITQSDVALASASEDCIILGFNIRPTGEIKEKAKESGVEIKTYNVIYNLIDDVKAILGGLMSPIIREEQLGQAQVRQVIHVPKVGAIAGCIVTEGTINRGAKIRLIREGVVVYEGLVSSLKRFKDDVKEVAKGYECGVGIENFNDIRENDYIESFKEVKEKATL
- the thrB gene encoding homoserine kinase, which gives rise to MNILVPATSANLGPGFDALGLSLKLFNSVKIEPAKFSSVSINGEGSGSINLKRNNIFLSIFNEIFFELTGKNENFRVVFENNIPFSRGLGSSSAVIVGAIASAYEMAGFKASKETVLNKAIIYETHPDNISPAVHGGFISAIVKNGNVYANKISLSDEIKAVVVIPNKPMSTSSSRQILPKNYSMKECVNNLSHAAFLTSCFYEKKYDLLKIASKDLMHEERRMHALEELFEVRKVAYENGALMSTLSGSGSSFLNIAYKDDAKNLQDILKSKFSDFRVEVFSFDNDGYEITQS
- a CDS encoding glycoprotease, producing the protein MTTDEHISEALIKILENLSSKFNITKIIYANTPGSFMGLKVAYVILKTFSLAKGCEFYAVSGFSLNGSQAIRANKNLSFVLKDGEISLEKVGPVGFSLPLNLDELKLNSDTLPDYIIQAV
- the lpxC gene encoding UDP-3-O-acyl-N-acetylglucosamine deacetylase, with the protein product MKQTTIARRVETVGIGLHKGEPIRLILEPLDANSGIILHREDLGISFKAEPKNVINTQMATVVGNEKGFISTIEHLMSAINGYGIDNIRISVDANEIPVMDGSAISFCMLLDEAGIRYLDAGKKVILVRREVEVIEGSKFVRTSPSRSPKFDYTIKFDHPVIGEQRYVFDFSKSSFIKNIARARTFGFLKDLQRLQAQNLALGASLDNAVAIDDTHILNPEGLRFENEFVRHKILDAIGDLSLLGAPLLGDYTAFAGSHDLNHKLTLALMSDEKNYEIATLNGELLKEYQKVFA